Proteins encoded together in one Calditrichota bacterium window:
- the purD gene encoding phosphoribosylamine--glycine ligase yields the protein MRVGVIGSGGREHALVWKLAQSKHAREVHALPGNPGMTGLATLHDVKSDAASLLSAIQDLKIEFVVVGPEQPLAEGLIDELEARKIACFGPVKAAARLESSKVFSKELMKSCGVPTADFRVFDDFEQFEKYVVGSPRANGRVVKADGLAAGKGAFVCADDAEALDTGRKLLVDRLLGEAGARVVVEEKLSGREASLHFLCDGEKFLALPPAQDYKRASDGDFGPNTGGMGTFCPARHVRAETIVYSEAEIVKPILHALDKQGAPYRGLLYVGLMLTDNGPQVIEFNCRFGDPETQVMLPCLGYDLLEAMVECSKGLLEPQKYPREATGNAVCVVLSAEGYPDSYKKGYPLKQVEAKGSQILFSAGTALKDGEWVSSGGRVLNAVGVGESMKAARDAAYDLANEAMVDGLRMRGDIALSEVS from the coding sequence GTGAGAGTCGGCGTAATAGGAAGCGGAGGCCGCGAGCACGCACTGGTGTGGAAGCTCGCTCAAAGCAAACACGCACGCGAAGTTCACGCGCTGCCGGGAAATCCGGGCATGACGGGACTTGCGACTCTGCACGACGTGAAAAGCGACGCCGCAAGTCTGCTGAGCGCGATTCAAGACTTGAAGATTGAGTTCGTGGTAGTCGGCCCGGAGCAGCCGTTGGCGGAAGGACTGATCGACGAACTTGAAGCGAGGAAGATCGCGTGTTTCGGTCCCGTAAAGGCGGCGGCAAGACTTGAATCGTCGAAAGTGTTTTCAAAAGAATTGATGAAATCTTGCGGAGTCCCGACCGCGGATTTTCGAGTATTCGACGACTTTGAGCAGTTTGAAAAGTATGTTGTCGGGTCGCCACGTGCAAACGGGCGCGTGGTGAAAGCGGACGGATTGGCCGCTGGCAAGGGTGCTTTCGTGTGTGCAGACGATGCTGAAGCATTGGACACCGGGCGGAAGTTGCTGGTCGACCGATTGCTGGGGGAAGCCGGAGCGAGAGTTGTGGTAGAGGAAAAGCTGTCGGGACGCGAAGCCTCATTACATTTTTTGTGTGACGGCGAGAAGTTTCTTGCGCTGCCTCCGGCGCAGGATTACAAGCGCGCGTCCGACGGAGATTTTGGCCCGAACACGGGAGGCATGGGAACGTTTTGTCCGGCGCGCCACGTACGCGCGGAAACAATCGTCTACTCGGAAGCTGAAATCGTCAAGCCCATATTGCATGCTCTCGACAAGCAGGGCGCGCCTTACCGCGGACTGCTTTATGTCGGATTAATGCTGACCGACAACGGTCCACAGGTCATTGAATTCAATTGCCGTTTTGGCGACCCGGAAACTCAAGTCATGCTGCCGTGTTTAGGATATGACCTGCTTGAGGCGATGGTCGAATGCAGCAAAGGCCTTCTCGAGCCTCAGAAGTACCCACGCGAAGCTACGGGGAACGCGGTGTGTGTCGTGTTGAGCGCCGAAGGTTATCCCGATTCGTACAAGAAAGGCTATCCGTTGAAACAAGTTGAGGCAAAAGGTTCTCAGATTTTGTTCTCTGCGGGAACTGCATTAAAAGACGGTGAGTGGGTGTCTTCGGGCGGTCGGGTGTTAAACGCGGTCGGCGTAGGAGAATCGATGAAAGCCGCGCGCGACGCAGCCTACGACCTTGCCAATGAAGCTATGGTGGATGGATTGCGGATGCGAGGTGATATCGCCTTGTCGGAGGTATCATGA
- the uvrB gene encoding excinuclease ABC subunit UvrB: MRSFELMTDLKPRGDQIEAIQQLVGGLRSGKRFQTLLGVTGSGKTFTMANVIQAVQKPTLIMSHNKTLAAQLFGEFRSFFPNNAVEFFISYYDYYQPEAYIPTSDTYIEKDTQVNEEIDRLRLRATSSLLERNDVIIVASVSCIYGLGSPKDYKDLLLLLEVGKEYARRDILSRLVEMHYTRNDVEFPRGTFRVKGDVLEVHPAYEETAFRLDFFGDTLESIVHFKILTGETLDKRDTLAIYPAKHFVTSQPNLKRAMISIQEELEERIEELRGMNKLIEAQRIEQRTRYDLEMLREVGFCSGVENYSRHISGRKPGERPDTLFDYFPRDFLLIVDESHVTVPQIGGMYRGDRARKVNLVDFGFRLPSAFDNRPMYFQEWENTIQQCVFVSATPADYEIEKSEGVLVEQIIRPTGLLDPEIDVRPSKGQIDDLLGEIRDTVDRGERTLVLTLTKRMSEHLAEYLEQMSLRVKYLHSEIDSLERVEILRDLRLKKFDVLVGINLLREGLDLPEVSLVAILDADKEGFLRSERSLLQIAGRAARNANGRVIFYADKVTDSMRKVIDETARRRQLQMEYNEAHGITPASIVKSIEDVLMSTTVADAKIKEIIEDGQTEFLSTFDLEDLIGRLEKEMKRMAKAQQFEKAAELRDEINRLKEQVRG; this comes from the coding sequence ATGAGATCATTTGAATTAATGACCGACCTCAAGCCCCGAGGGGACCAGATTGAGGCGATTCAGCAGCTTGTTGGTGGTCTAAGGAGCGGCAAACGGTTCCAGACCCTCCTTGGTGTGACAGGATCTGGCAAGACCTTCACGATGGCAAATGTGATACAGGCGGTTCAGAAACCGACTTTGATCATGAGTCACAACAAGACACTTGCGGCCCAATTGTTTGGAGAATTCAGGAGTTTTTTTCCGAACAACGCCGTTGAGTTCTTTATCTCATATTACGACTACTATCAGCCGGAAGCATACATTCCGACGTCGGACACGTACATCGAAAAGGATACCCAAGTCAACGAAGAGATCGATCGGCTAAGACTTCGCGCGACCTCTTCCCTGCTCGAGCGGAACGACGTGATTATTGTGGCCTCGGTCTCCTGTATTTACGGATTGGGGTCGCCCAAAGACTACAAAGACCTTTTGCTCTTGCTTGAAGTAGGCAAAGAGTACGCACGCCGCGATATTCTGTCGAGACTTGTCGAGATGCACTACACTCGGAACGACGTAGAGTTTCCGCGCGGGACATTTCGCGTCAAAGGCGATGTTCTGGAAGTTCATCCGGCGTACGAAGAAACGGCTTTCCGGTTAGATTTCTTCGGGGACACGCTTGAATCGATTGTGCATTTCAAAATTTTGACCGGAGAGACTCTGGACAAACGGGACACATTGGCCATTTATCCAGCGAAGCACTTTGTGACAAGTCAGCCGAACTTGAAGCGCGCGATGATTTCGATTCAAGAAGAGCTTGAAGAACGCATCGAAGAGCTCCGCGGTATGAACAAGCTGATCGAAGCGCAGCGCATCGAACAGCGCACACGATACGATCTTGAGATGCTGCGGGAGGTCGGGTTTTGCAGCGGCGTGGAAAACTACTCCCGCCACATATCAGGGAGAAAACCGGGCGAAAGACCGGACACGTTGTTCGACTATTTTCCGCGGGATTTCCTGCTGATCGTAGATGAGTCACATGTCACAGTTCCGCAGATAGGGGGAATGTACCGGGGCGACCGTGCGCGCAAAGTGAATCTCGTAGATTTTGGATTCAGGCTGCCTTCAGCATTCGACAACCGGCCGATGTATTTTCAGGAATGGGAAAACACGATTCAACAGTGCGTGTTTGTGAGTGCGACACCGGCAGACTACGAGATCGAAAAGAGCGAAGGTGTGCTTGTCGAGCAGATTATTCGTCCTACGGGATTGCTCGATCCCGAAATCGACGTACGACCTTCCAAGGGTCAAATCGACGATTTGTTAGGCGAGATCCGGGACACGGTCGACCGCGGTGAACGCACGCTGGTGCTCACATTGACAAAAAGAATGTCCGAACATTTGGCGGAATACCTTGAACAAATGTCGCTGCGCGTGAAGTATCTTCACAGTGAAATCGACTCGTTGGAACGGGTAGAGATACTGCGTGACTTGCGGCTGAAGAAATTTGACGTGCTGGTGGGAATCAACCTGTTGCGCGAGGGACTCGACTTGCCGGAAGTTTCTCTTGTGGCAATCTTGGACGCGGACAAAGAGGGCTTTTTACGAAGCGAGCGAAGTTTGTTGCAGATAGCGGGGCGTGCGGCACGCAACGCCAACGGTCGGGTGATATTTTACGCCGACAAGGTGACCGACTCCATGCGGAAAGTCATCGACGAAACGGCGCGCAGGCGTCAATTACAGATGGAATACAATGAGGCGCACGGAATCACTCCAGCATCGATTGTAAAGTCGATTGAAGACGTTCTGATGTCGACGACGGTGGCCGACGCGAAGATCAAGGAGATCATCGAGGACGGACAGACCGAATTTTTGTCGACCTTTGATCTCGAAGACTTGATCGGGCGGCTCGAAAAGGAGATGAAGCGAATGGCAAAGGCGCAACAATTCGAGAAAGCCGCGGAGCTTCGAGATGAAATAAACCGATTGAAAGAGCAGGTGCGCGGATGA
- a CDS encoding threonylcarbamoyl-AMP synthase, with translation MEQIELNETTYDSCVERMCRAVMDGELIAFPTDTVYGLGGTAFSRKVLEKLLTVKPDRNSKPTAILMDSLIRLSQFGGDVPGPKIVKLSEMYWPGPLTMIWHVSSTIPEEFHGKDKTLGYRIPNSEFLLEVMRRTERPLWATSANLPGRPAPRLFSELDPMVVDACDLVIKTKSLLLGKSSSVVDVRGKHAVVLREGAVLESDIEKIWKKA, from the coding sequence GTGGAACAGATAGAATTGAACGAAACTACATATGATTCATGCGTGGAACGAATGTGCCGCGCCGTAATGGACGGCGAGTTGATAGCCTTTCCGACAGATACGGTTTATGGACTTGGCGGCACCGCGTTTAGCCGCAAGGTTCTTGAGAAACTCTTGACGGTCAAGCCCGACCGGAATTCCAAGCCGACTGCAATATTGATGGATAGTCTGATTCGTCTGAGTCAATTCGGCGGCGACGTCCCCGGCCCGAAGATTGTCAAATTATCTGAAATGTACTGGCCGGGACCGCTAACCATGATTTGGCATGTTTCGTCCACGATTCCCGAGGAATTTCACGGCAAAGACAAGACTTTGGGATACAGAATCCCCAATTCGGAGTTCTTATTAGAAGTGATGCGCCGGACCGAACGTCCTCTTTGGGCAACGAGCGCGAATCTGCCCGGGCGGCCGGCGCCACGGCTTTTTAGCGAGCTGGATCCGATGGTTGTGGATGCATGTGATTTGGTGATTAAGACGAAGAGCCTGCTTTTGGGAAAATCATCGAGCGTCGTGGACGTGCGCGGCAAGCATGCTGTCGTGCTTCGCGAAGGCGCCGTGCTTGAGTCTGACATCGAAAAAATTTGGAAAAAAGCATAG
- a CDS encoding sigma-54-dependent Fis family transcriptional regulator yields MSSLDLLIGESDALRAVKSLILQAAPTDISVLIIGESGTGKELVSRSIHENSKRKDGPLLFVNCGAIPQGIFESEVFGHERGSFTGADKRRTGYFEQAQGGTLVLDEIGEMPMESQVKLLRVLESREVLRVGSSSPTPVDVRVLAATNVDLADAVAKGEFRHDLYFRLKAVTISLPPLRERIADIPLLAIQFAREFADRNKLATPRFTTDALELLSSQYWPGNVRELKNTIESVLTLNRGLSVLHSEHFRPHLTSPRALLPVVASQGPQTIGNDLLLATLLDVRREVRDLREMLETAISSSQAITEEPLPSNRLTDIEREQIQKMLEQNGGNRRKTARDLGIGERTLYRKLKEYNLG; encoded by the coding sequence ATGAGCAGTCTTGACCTTTTGATTGGCGAAAGCGACGCGCTGCGCGCGGTAAAGTCGCTGATTTTGCAAGCGGCTCCGACGGATATCAGCGTGCTGATTATAGGAGAAAGCGGAACGGGCAAAGAGCTTGTGTCGCGGTCAATTCACGAAAACTCGAAACGCAAGGACGGTCCGCTGCTGTTTGTGAACTGCGGAGCAATTCCGCAGGGAATATTCGAGAGCGAAGTTTTTGGACACGAACGCGGCAGCTTTACGGGGGCAGACAAGCGGCGAACGGGCTACTTTGAACAAGCACAAGGCGGCACACTTGTGCTGGATGAAATTGGCGAAATGCCGATGGAATCACAAGTAAAACTTTTGCGTGTACTCGAATCGCGGGAAGTTCTGCGAGTTGGATCGAGCAGTCCGACTCCGGTGGACGTTCGAGTATTAGCGGCGACAAATGTGGACTTGGCCGACGCGGTAGCGAAGGGCGAATTCCGGCACGACTTGTATTTTAGACTTAAGGCGGTAACCATAAGTTTGCCGCCCTTGCGCGAGCGCATCGCAGATATTCCGCTGCTCGCGATTCAGTTTGCGCGCGAGTTCGCCGACCGAAACAAGCTGGCAACGCCGAGGTTTACAACGGACGCGCTCGAACTTCTGTCATCGCAGTATTGGCCGGGAAACGTCCGGGAGCTGAAGAACACAATAGAGTCCGTTTTGACCCTGAATCGTGGACTTTCAGTATTGCACAGCGAGCACTTCAGACCTCACTTGACCTCTCCCCGCGCCCTCCTCCCTGTCGTGGCGAGTCAGGGACCGCAAACAATCGGAAACGACTTGCTTTTGGCGACGTTGCTTGACGTGCGGCGCGAAGTCCGGGACCTGCGGGAGATGCTCGAGACGGCAATCTCCTCATCGCAAGCGATCACTGAAGAACCGCTTCCGTCCAATCGTTTAACGGACATAGAACGGGAGCAAATTCAGAAGATGCTCGAGCAGAATGGCGGCAACCGCCGCAAAACGGCACGTGATTTGGGAATCGGTGAACGGACTCTTTATCGAAAGCTCAAGGAGTACAATCTTGGCTAA
- a CDS encoding fibronectin type III domain-containing protein, translating to MLLRTLSTTAILLLGCLAAWAQSDSTIVIQGAGAAPTNVTVTDVPNDGGEALHVEWTPTTQVGFHILRYAVMGSPSLDGPFVTMLETDSKTTSGEINSTKDWKVEPDKQFWVKVVAFDSTTIAVTDSTTSDSVTVKFEKRLRMSESPVIGPTTAYASWFNWNRTNILLMVGLFYVLVLFMVRRAKSGANLWFRKIAGIDAIDEAIGRATELGKPVLYVPGTQNIENIQTIASIQLLTSVATKAANYDIPIIVPLNRAFMVTVAEEAVKQGFLNAGRPDAYMRDNVRYLSDEQFAFTSGTTGIMMREKTAAHFYLGAFYAESLILSEVGFTSGAIQIAGTANTHQLPFFVVACDYTLIGEEYFATSALVTRDLEMMGTLKATDFMKGFIILCLLASMVLEFFDVQFLRSWFQVI from the coding sequence ATGCTCCTAAGAACTCTATCCACAACCGCCATATTGCTGTTGGGTTGCCTTGCTGCGTGGGCGCAGTCGGACTCGACGATCGTCATACAAGGCGCGGGGGCCGCCCCGACCAATGTGACTGTGACGGACGTTCCCAACGACGGGGGCGAAGCACTTCATGTAGAATGGACTCCGACCACACAGGTCGGATTTCACATTTTAAGGTACGCCGTCATGGGCTCGCCGAGCTTGGACGGACCATTTGTGACGATGCTTGAAACGGACAGCAAGACGACCTCGGGAGAGATCAACTCAACCAAAGATTGGAAGGTTGAGCCGGACAAGCAGTTTTGGGTCAAAGTAGTGGCTTTTGACTCGACGACGATTGCGGTTACCGATTCGACAACGTCGGATTCGGTGACGGTGAAGTTCGAAAAACGGCTGCGGATGAGCGAGTCACCGGTAATCGGACCGACAACTGCCTACGCCTCTTGGTTCAACTGGAATCGCACCAACATTCTGTTGATGGTCGGGCTTTTTTATGTGCTTGTGCTTTTCATGGTGCGACGGGCCAAATCAGGCGCCAACCTCTGGTTTCGCAAGATTGCGGGCATTGACGCGATTGACGAAGCGATTGGGCGTGCGACGGAACTTGGCAAGCCTGTCCTCTATGTTCCTGGCACGCAGAATATCGAAAACATTCAAACGATTGCCTCGATCCAGCTTTTAACCTCAGTTGCGACCAAGGCCGCGAATTACGATATTCCGATTATCGTGCCGCTGAACCGCGCCTTTATGGTCACGGTGGCTGAAGAGGCCGTCAAGCAGGGATTCTTGAACGCCGGCCGTCCCGATGCTTACATGCGCGACAACGTCCGCTATTTATCGGACGAGCAATTCGCGTTTACGAGCGGCACGACTGGAATCATGATGCGCGAGAAGACGGCAGCGCATTTCTATCTCGGTGCGTTCTACGCCGAATCACTGATTTTGTCCGAAGTAGGATTCACGTCAGGTGCAATCCAGATCGCGGGAACGGCGAATACGCACCAGTTGCCATTCTTCGTCGTGGCTTGTGACTATACGCTGATCGGCGAGGAATATTTTGCGACGAGCGCACTGGTTACGCGCGATTTAGAGATGATGGGCACGCTAAAAGCGACGGACTTCATGAAGGGATTCATCATACTCTGTCTGCTGGCCTCGATGGTTCTTGAATTTTTCGACGTGCAGTTTCTGCGCAGCTGGTTTCAAGTCATTTAG
- the lepB gene encoding signal peptidase I, which translates to MSVASESSTATVARSDRQARSRSSFREWVEFFVTLVIMVFFIRVTTVEAFRIPTGSMENTLLVGDFLLVNKFVYGIRTPDWIGIPFTDIGFNVPSYRLPAPSHAKSGDIVVFKYPLDKSMNYIKRCIAGPGQTVEIKNRQVYVDGVAMENPPESQFTSPAPIRAGLGERGIFSPQGMAWNHDNYGPITVPEGNYFMMGDNRDNSADSRYWGFMPEEDIVGKALIIYFSWDKNQGLSRFYKSIRFDRIGNWIH; encoded by the coding sequence ATGTCTGTAGCCAGTGAAAGTTCGACCGCGACCGTTGCGCGTTCGGATCGGCAAGCACGTAGTAGAAGTTCGTTTCGCGAATGGGTTGAGTTCTTTGTAACTCTGGTCATCATGGTTTTCTTTATCCGTGTTACGACCGTTGAGGCATTTCGTATCCCTACGGGATCAATGGAAAATACATTGCTGGTCGGTGATTTCCTGCTGGTCAACAAATTCGTGTACGGTATACGAACTCCCGACTGGATCGGTATTCCCTTTACTGACATCGGATTCAACGTGCCCTCCTACAGGCTTCCCGCGCCATCGCACGCGAAGTCCGGCGACATCGTCGTGTTCAAGTATCCGCTCGACAAGTCCATGAACTATATCAAACGTTGCATTGCCGGACCGGGACAAACTGTTGAAATCAAAAACCGTCAGGTATACGTTGATGGCGTGGCAATGGAAAACCCACCGGAATCACAGTTCACGTCACCCGCGCCGATCCGAGCCGGTCTCGGTGAGCGCGGAATTTTTAGCCCGCAAGGCATGGCTTGGAATCACGACAACTACGGTCCCATCACTGTTCCGGAGGGAAACTACTTCATGATGGGCGACAATCGCGACAACTCTGCCGATTCTCGCTATTGGGGATTTATGCCCGAAGAGGACATAGTCGGGAAAGCGCTGATCATCTATTTCAGTTGGGACAAGAATCAAGGTCTGAGCCGCTTCTACAAGTCAATTCGTTTCGACCGAATCGGAAATTGGATTCACTGA
- a CDS encoding DUF3108 domain-containing protein produces MSKYTRLILALLALLCVTGYSFADDDDIADSSATFSVRKDSVGIPSVIPFSIGEKMVYHVSFGAVPAGKAKLEVMDTVLVDSQWAWRVQSSARSAKGFDWVFKVRDTITTWIDTDSIYSHRFQKRLMEGFYKDEKLVKFELADSLARWWDEGKEKDPKKVEPRVQDVLSAGYRTRTFDLNVGDTISIRTHDVKKTYDLLVFVLARDTIQTLAGEFDCFVCEPVLKSGGLFQKERKAHVYVWVTADERRIPVVMSSKVSFGSFTVELEEYEAGIGKSGITEAERLKAREGGRPDLGVFSP; encoded by the coding sequence TTGAGCAAATACACACGTTTGATTCTTGCGCTGTTGGCATTGCTGTGTGTAACAGGGTATTCGTTTGCGGACGACGATGACATTGCGGATTCGAGCGCGACGTTTTCCGTACGCAAGGATTCGGTTGGAATTCCGTCCGTCATACCGTTTTCTATCGGTGAGAAGATGGTTTACCACGTATCTTTCGGCGCAGTTCCGGCAGGCAAGGCAAAACTGGAAGTCATGGACACGGTGCTCGTGGATAGCCAATGGGCTTGGCGTGTGCAGTCCAGCGCGCGCTCAGCCAAGGGATTTGATTGGGTATTTAAGGTGCGCGACACAATCACAACTTGGATTGACACGGACTCAATCTATAGCCATCGATTTCAGAAGCGCCTGATGGAAGGTTTCTATAAGGATGAGAAACTCGTCAAGTTCGAGCTTGCTGACAGCCTTGCTCGTTGGTGGGACGAAGGAAAAGAGAAGGATCCCAAGAAAGTCGAGCCGAGGGTACAGGACGTGTTGTCGGCTGGTTATCGAACGAGGACGTTTGATTTGAACGTCGGTGATACGATTTCAATTCGGACTCACGACGTGAAGAAAACGTATGATTTGTTGGTGTTTGTGCTGGCTCGAGACACGATCCAGACACTTGCTGGAGAATTCGACTGTTTTGTGTGCGAACCTGTCTTGAAAAGCGGCGGGTTGTTTCAGAAGGAACGCAAGGCACATGTGTATGTTTGGGTGACCGCGGACGAGCGGAGGATTCCCGTGGTCATGTCTTCAAAGGTCTCTTTTGGGTCATTTACGGTTGAATTAGAGGAATATGAAGCGGGAATCGGGAAGTCAGGAATCACGGAAGCAGAGCGCTTGAAGGCCAGAGAGGGCGGCCGTCCTGACCTTGGGGTGTTCTCTCCTTAG
- a CDS encoding peptidylprolyl isomerase, whose amino-acid sequence MLQSMRENMPLVMWTLVLAFVATIVFSWGMGGFKGSSGGLDGVVGKVGQTEIMYDRYNQLVQDRLAQQRQQNPDQEITDQQVKQARQQVWDDIVRSELMKGYQKKWDVVTSDDEVAYAVQNNPPEYIRNNENFQTDGKFDPSLYQQFIKDPSQTQVLIAIEKDYRESIGNQKVIDKIIQPVFVTPDQVWDEYVATSRKFQAIVASFPTTNFTVDSSSIAPSEIDEYYRAHPQDYEQKERSRLAYVTIPRTMTASDTERVMETVEDVLAMLRQGDSFEQLAEEYSEDPGSAKQGGELGWFQRGRMVKEFDSTAFVADIGQVVGPVITRFGAHLIRVEDRSVNGEQDSVKASHILVKFAIGPDTESRVAQKAKDFADAATTDGFDETAQAFGLTVETTNLFPFQEAGSIPGVGALKPVMDFAFSSEVGKVSYSQKTRIKGQDGYSVFKLVERAPAGISPLADVESVVRTTLVRKKQEDMALQAAQQFRSRVPAPDQLVAIAQAENVKIDTTGEHAQRDFIRAIGQDEAIAKKLLALRPGQLSEAMSNSRGAYVAEVIKIVEPDSAQFKAQEEQLTTNLERTIQNRVYTDWLKIAKEDLGVVDNRYLYYTDF is encoded by the coding sequence ATGCTTCAATCGATGCGTGAAAACATGCCCTTGGTCATGTGGACTCTGGTGCTTGCCTTCGTGGCTACCATTGTCTTCAGCTGGGGTATGGGAGGCTTTAAGGGGTCCAGCGGAGGACTCGACGGAGTTGTCGGTAAAGTCGGTCAAACGGAAATCATGTATGACCGCTACAACCAACTCGTTCAAGATCGTCTGGCGCAACAACGTCAGCAAAATCCTGATCAGGAAATCACAGATCAGCAAGTCAAGCAGGCGCGTCAGCAAGTCTGGGATGACATCGTTCGTTCCGAGCTGATGAAAGGCTACCAGAAGAAATGGGACGTTGTTACTTCCGATGACGAAGTCGCATATGCCGTCCAAAACAATCCGCCGGAATATATCCGCAACAATGAGAATTTTCAAACCGACGGAAAATTCGATCCCAGCCTGTACCAACAGTTTATCAAAGACCCGAGCCAGACACAAGTTCTGATTGCCATCGAAAAGGACTATCGAGAAAGTATCGGCAATCAGAAGGTCATTGACAAGATCATTCAGCCGGTCTTTGTAACCCCCGATCAAGTTTGGGATGAATACGTTGCGACGAGCCGCAAGTTTCAAGCTATCGTAGCCTCGTTCCCGACGACGAATTTCACCGTGGACTCGTCTTCAATTGCGCCGTCCGAAATCGATGAATACTACCGCGCGCACCCTCAGGACTATGAACAAAAAGAACGCAGCCGGTTGGCGTACGTTACAATTCCGCGCACCATGACGGCGTCTGATACCGAACGCGTCATGGAAACTGTCGAAGATGTACTCGCCATGCTCCGTCAAGGGGATTCGTTTGAACAGCTTGCTGAAGAATATTCTGAAGATCCCGGCTCGGCAAAACAGGGCGGAGAGCTTGGCTGGTTCCAGCGCGGCAGAATGGTCAAAGAGTTTGACTCCACGGCCTTCGTTGCCGATATCGGTCAGGTGGTCGGTCCCGTTATCACCCGCTTCGGCGCGCATTTGATCCGTGTTGAAGACCGTAGTGTAAACGGCGAACAGGATTCCGTCAAGGCAAGTCATATTCTCGTAAAGTTCGCTATCGGCCCTGATACCGAATCCCGCGTGGCGCAAAAGGCTAAGGATTTTGCCGACGCCGCAACTACGGACGGCTTCGACGAAACTGCTCAAGCCTTCGGTTTGACGGTTGAAACGACGAATCTGTTCCCGTTCCAAGAAGCAGGTTCAATCCCCGGTGTCGGTGCTCTGAAACCTGTAATGGATTTCGCTTTTAGCTCCGAAGTCGGCAAAGTCAGTTACTCGCAAAAGACTCGCATCAAGGGTCAAGACGGCTATTCGGTATTCAAGTTGGTCGAACGGGCTCCGGCGGGAATTTCTCCTTTGGCCGACGTCGAATCGGTTGTTCGTACGACCTTGGTCCGTAAGAAGCAGGAAGATATGGCATTGCAGGCCGCTCAGCAGTTCCGTTCGCGCGTTCCGGCGCCCGATCAACTTGTTGCTATCGCCCAAGCTGAAAACGTGAAAATCGACACCACCGGCGAGCATGCGCAGCGCGATTTCATTCGGGCCATTGGTCAAGATGAAGCCATCGCAAAGAAACTGCTTGCGCTTCGTCCCGGTCAGCTTTCCGAGGCAATGTCGAACTCCCGCGGTGCTTACGTCGCCGAAGTCATAAAAATTGTGGAACCGGACTCCGCACAGTTCAAGGCGCAGGAAGAGCAACTGACTACGAACCTTGAACGGACTATCCAGAATCGAGTTTACACCGATTGGCTGAAGATTGCCAAGGAAGACCTCGGGGTCGTGGATAACAGGTACCTTTATTACACGGATTTCTAA
- a CDS encoding LptE family protein, producing the protein MAKYTALLACALLLGCYSFRGQVAGDIKTLAIPTFTNESSEFGLSETVTDELIRGFQKDGTLRIVPDNQADAVLVGTLLDAKDEPYTARSGTEITVEEYRFSMTCRIELVIRETGETKWTQNFPAWAIYPYGGDLASREQAVTEATTKLVEDLLNKIVGSW; encoded by the coding sequence TTGGCTAAATACACGGCGCTATTGGCGTGCGCTTTGCTGCTGGGTTGTTATTCATTTCGCGGTCAAGTCGCGGGAGATATCAAGACGCTCGCGATCCCGACGTTTACGAACGAATCATCCGAATTTGGACTATCAGAAACGGTGACGGATGAGTTGATACGGGGATTCCAAAAAGACGGCACATTGCGGATCGTTCCGGACAATCAAGCCGACGCCGTGCTGGTGGGAACGCTGCTTGACGCCAAAGATGAGCCGTACACGGCGCGCAGCGGCACGGAAATCACTGTTGAAGAATACCGGTTTTCGATGACGTGCCGGATCGAATTGGTGATACGCGAAACGGGAGAAACGAAGTGGACGCAGAATTTTCCGGCGTGGGCAATTTATCCCTACGGCGGCGACTTGGCGAGCCGGGAACAGGCCGTTACGGAAGCAACGACGAAACTCGTGGAAGACCTGCTGAATAAGATTGTCGGGAGTTGGTAG